The Cryptomeria japonica chromosome 9, Sugi_1.0, whole genome shotgun sequence DNA segment CCTCCAACTCCAATTTCGCCTACTATTTCTCCTCATCTGCCTTGCTTATATATACAAGTTTATGTGTAAATTACTTGCACTCTCATTGTGTATGATATGTGTGGCATTAAGATGATAAGTAGACTAGTTAGGAAGGTTTTTCTGAATGTGCAAGTCATTTTCTTTGTCACTGCTTCCTTGGATTATAAGATAGTTGATTGTGTTTTTATTTAAGATATTCATATAAGACTACATCATATATAGCTACAtagataattaaaattttacatttcacatccctctctctctctctctctctctctctctctaacatgTACATGTATAGATAAATTTTAACTGCTTATTTCACTCACACCATTACttcaaattataattataaataatttaaactttaaatttatatattagaaatttaaaaaatatatattaatttttttaatattaaatataattttattacatttaaaataatatttcaaaACGTTTATCTGAAAtatgattaaataataaaaataaatttatacattatatgtgcattaaaatatttaattctatTAATTAACATTACTTGTTTAATGAATAATTCaaattaaattcatgaatttatatattgtttatttttataatattatttctaatattaAGATATTCATTGCATTACACCTCACCCCATCATGTTATTGTAAAATACGTCTAACATTAATAATCAATTGAACAAACAACacataaaaaacaacacttaaaagTCCTAGAAATCAAACACAATCATATGATATAACTTAAATAGAGAAAATGAAGGTATTTCATTTGAATTTATCCATACAATAGTGTTATTTCATGTAAATGATACAAACTTTTATAAAATCTTATAATTAACTCATTTATGGTAGCTCTTATTACATTAATTTTATATATAGGAAAAAGACCtttttaaaaacaattttttaTTAAGAACATATGAATTTtaaatttgcaaatgaaataaaatgaaagtTAGAATATATATATAGGAGATGATAATCACAGAATACTATAATTGATTTCTGAATTCAATTGCATAAGaatttttacatcatttcaaatCACAGCCGCTGATCAGGAGAATGAAAGAAAACGTTTAAAGAGAAATGGGAGGAGCAACGTAAATGAAAGAAAACGTTTAAAGAGAAATGGGAGGAGCAACGTAGGAGATTATGTATGTTTCATTCTGGTGGTACAAACGGAGGAGTAATGGATAGGATGCGGTTCCAAGAAATAGTGCGAAAGAAAGGATGTCTTTTGACGTTCTTCATCTCAAGCATTTCCTTACTAGAAGGCTCCAATAACGCCTTGATCAAATCCATGGCTTCCTCGCTAACAGAAGGAATTCTCGGGAATCTCAAGGTCTCTCTTACTGCATTGTAATAGTAATATCTGCATTCACCATGCCCAATTTTGAACGGCATCTGTCCAAACAACAATTCATACAAAAACACTCCGAAAGTCCACAAGTCCATAGCACTTCCAATAAGATTATCTCCCTCACTTCTAGGCTCTGCAACAAATTCCCGCACGCTCTTTCTCCTGCAATCCACTGCACTTTTTCTCCGACATAAACGGTTACATATCTTTGCAGGTAAAAATGGCAAACATCTAAATAGCTTCTGCACGCCCGAGTAATTTGAGGAACAAGGAGTGCAATCTGTGACCAGGTAAGGGTCCAAAGTACACATCACAGATGAAGAAAAATCCATCAACATAATATGCCCATCTGATCTTATGAAGACATTTTCAGGTTTGAGATCTCTGTAAACTATTCCTTCAAGTTGATGTAGATATTCCAGAGCTATAAGCACCTCTGCTGCATAGAACCTGCTAATAACAACAGAAGAAAACATATGGAAACCCTAAAATGCTTAAAACTGTTTCTTCCGTAAGGAAAGAAAACATTAAAAGCTAAACTATAAATATTTGGAATCCTAGAATGCCTAAAACTGTTTCTTACATAATGTaaagaaaacaacaaagagctAAACCCTAAATAAATGGAAACCCTGAAATGCTTAAAACTGTTTATTACATAAAGGAAACATCAAAAGGCGAAACCCTAAATATTTGGAAACCCTAAAATGCCTGAAACTgtttattagaaaacaacaaaaagccCTTACCTTGCCGTGTCTTCGGGAAAATAGTTTCCAGGATACAATTCCCTAAGGGTACAAAGGTTAATTCCACCAGGGCAATAGTCTGTGACTGCATAAAAGGAAGTTTCAGTCTCAAAATAACAATACAAAGGCTGTACGAATGGATGATCAAGCATTTGCAGGATTTCCTTTTCATTCTGGGCGCTTTTTAACTTTCCTTGGCTTGCAAGTTGATGCTTGTCCATGACTTTCATGGAGTAGTAAATTTGGGTGCCTCGAAGTTGTGCCAAATACTGTGTTCCCATGCCATGGCGGCCTGTTTCCTTGAGAATCTTGAATTGGCTCAGTCTCAGCCTATGATCTGCATCGCTAGCTCTTCGGATTGCCCTTGTTCTTAACAAATCTCCACGCCCAGATTTCCTGAACACATTACCGCTTGCTTCTTCCATTTCTACGTGGGCTCTCGGTTTAACGATTTGAGAGCTTTGCAAAGGTGGGATTGCTTATTTCCCTGCATATGGATGGCTGCAATGAGTGTTTAAATTTTATATGGTGATGAAGAAAATACATGTTTGGCTAAAGACAGCCGACGTGACGATCCAAGAAAGGTAACGGTAGTGCAGCTCTAAAACATCACGACGAGGtgaatgaaataaaaaatttaattaaaaggggagttTTAAGCTCAAATTTGAGTTCACGTAAGATGGGGTTTTAATGGGGATAGTggatcttatttttcatttttaaaaggGGAGTTTTTAGCTCAAATTTGAGTTCACGTAAGATGGGGTTTTAATGGGGATAGTGgatcttatttttcattttcaaGGTCGCTTCAAATAGTAGTAtaagaaaataaatgtatttttaaTAAATGTAAATTGATGAAATTAAAATATCAGTAATAATTAATTATAGAAATATGTGTTGGGATTTATAATTGAATGTGAGTGTTTAAATAAATAAaggcatttatttttaaagttgatggtaaattattttttaagttatttttcaTTATAAAAGTAGGCTTATCAATTATAAAacacttggaaattgaaggagactttGCAATTATTATCAATTCCTTGAGGGTGGGTTATACTCCAAATTGGAGGCTCAATTCTCTGCTTGGGAAAGTTTTGGAGGAGATTAATTCCTTTGATTCAGTAATGTGGACTTTATTTATTCACACTATGTTTTGATAGGTTTGCACATGCCTACCATGGGTTGGCACGACGCGCATTCTCGgctcctctttcttttccttcctgaAGAGATGCATTCGTCTAATGCATGGCATTTTGTCTTCTTGAACCTGCAAAGCTGGGCCCATAGTTTTACAATGAGGTTGTTGTAATACGTGGCATCTCCTCAAGAGGTTATGAGATCGCACTTTTGTTAAGGCCCAACTCTTTCCCTCCTACTGCCACATGTCTTTCAGAGCAACAGTCTAAAGGCTTCAAACATTCGGTTAGCAAGGGCAGCGTCATGGGTAGCCACTAATCAATTTTGGGACTCCATTCCAGATATTTTGAAACTTAGTCCATTGCAAAAGAACTGCCAGGATCCTTTTTATTCAAATAACAGAATGGTGGATGCAGTTTTGTCTACATGTTTGGGTGTTGCCACAAGGGTCGAGGAAGTGCCAgtaatatcttttgaagattcttTCCTTGTTTTTCAGTTGTTGATTGTTAGTTCCCATTCTATAAGAAGTCCAATGTTTGTTTTGCAAAGGGATCAAAACTTTTAGTTTACTAAGAAATATATAGACAAGTTTTCTAAGCATGAATTTAGCCTCTAATCTATTATTGTATTTCTGGAATAGGATAATCGAATTGTGTCCGTGGCTTCTGAGATTAGTTTAtttggtgtgcattgatggtttcTTGTGCATCTTTAAAATTTTGGCTTAACTTTAGCAATAAATGCTTAAGATTCTACCAATTAAATCATATTCTTATACTCTTTATCTACTAGATGCTTGGCGTATGTTGCTTTATGTTAAAAAAATGTTTGGATGTATTTTAATTAGTGTTCGGGACATGTAGATTGTGGAATGGGCCTCAAAATGACATGCATTTGAAGTTCTCTGTGCTCTTAAGTTTGACAAAAAAATTAATTCAGCGCATCACTTTAGAatagttttatttttaatgtttcttctttccccttttctccccccaaATGAATGAATAGCTGACTTCTAAAATCCAAGAGGTTACTTAGTGAAACCACATGAGTCCCCCATCACtaagtttcccataaggttgtttttcTAGGAGCAATTTCAGCAATCAACAGTAACATTTAATCATATATTTTAGAGAAGGCAACGCTATTGCAAATTTTTTGGAAAATTTAGGGGTAGACATATTAGAATTCAGTATTTTGGGtttagatgatattgatgaacaTATATTTAAATCttattcattattattttttttatttttggcatttgtTTTAGGGGTGGATATGGCTTCTAATATAAAATGGGAACCCCAAATATAGTTGCTCCATTCTTCCCCATTGATGGGATTTTTTACTTTCATATtcaattttttgacatcatcaTTGCCATTGGACATAGATCATTTGAAGTTGGCAATGTATTTAATGTTTAAAGTGATGATGGTGGTGTAATATCTAATCTTTCCATAAAATTTAATCACCTTATTACTTTGAGTGTTTCGATACTCTAGTTCATTAATGCCTTGAGTTGACGGCTTCTTGACATTGGCAAGGATCGGTCCTTTTGCCTTGGGTTTGAAGAGTTGGCTTTCCCTTTGGCCTCATTAACATGCCTTGTTTTGGTTGGCCATTGACATTATACAAACCATCCCTTGTTATGAGATAGTTATCTTGTTTGTTCTTTCTATTTTTAGCTAGGCCTTATTTGtctcttgtcttatttttcttttgGTTACCTTTCTTGCCTTTAATTTCTTCTCCTTTAAGAAAGATCTTTTCATAGATTGGGCCTCATGTTGATTAGACTTCTTCATCCTTCATTCTTTTATGAGATCTTATTTTTGAGCTTGGCTTCTCAAGCAAGTTGGATTATTTTATGTTTTGTCTCATCCCTCGGGAGAGTTGTTGACATTCTCCAAGTTCTTCCATCCTTTTCAAACCATTTGTCCTGCATTTCCCCATTTCTCTTAGAATGGATACATCAATCACCCTCATCACTTCAAAGTGGAAGATTTCCTTTCTCGACCTGATTACTCACAAACAGCTTGGTATAGTAGTCAATTATTCTCATTAAATTTTCTTCCATGTTGTTTGCCATGTTCTTGGGGTGAATTCATTAGAACTACCCACCACTACAGAGTCAATATAGACATTCCTGCCTTTTTTCTTTCCATGGCCCTCATAGTCAAGGAATCAAAGGTTGATACAAAAACACACTACAGAAGGGTCTTCAAAGTAAATTTCTTAGGTAAATTGGACAAGATTTTTATATCATCAAAATGGATCTGACCATACTCTACAGGCTACACTATGTCATCATAATGGAGGTTGGTATCCCTACTCCTACATTCCCAATTCTCTTCATTTGGAATAAATCCTTTTGGGATTTCAAATTAGCTATCATCAAGAGAAGTTTTCAATTTCTCAAACAGTTAATGAGATTCACTATAGATGGTTTAATTGTCTTCAACATTATCGGTGATAATGTGGATCAGAATGAGGAATGGGTACTCGACTACAAATTTATGGAGAGTTTAAATGCAAACAATAATGTGGAAACATCTTCAAGCTCAAGTGATCACGATGGTGACTAGGTTCATGAAATGGAGCTTGCAATGGTGGCTTCCCCCTCTTTTGGCTTTGTGGCTTTCTCTTTGTCTTCCTCCTCTATTTAGGCATTGGACTAATTTTCTTCAAAGTGCCCCTGTCTTTGTTTCGGTTTTGTTCTATTTTGGTTCTTGTTGATGGCCCCTTTTCATAGGTTCTATAGATAAAATCTCTTAGGGCttctgtctttttttttttcttggttAGGGTTCTTATTCATAAATATTTGTTTGCATGATATGGCACCTTAGTTGATATTTTGTATTGTCCCTCACATTCGATAGGATCATTCATTCCTTGTTGTTGGGATGTTTTTTGATTTACTAGTTCTGGTTTTGGTTGGTTGTGGTTTAACTATTTCCATGACTTTAATGTACATTTTTTAACAATTTTAAATATATTCTGGCCTTGGCTTGTTattgagcaaaaaaaaaaaaattaggcttatcAATTGAatgtattaaaattattttttatcctAATTATTTAGTTTACTTTTGTGATTGTAGCAATGACTTTTACAAATATGGACCAATCTATCTTAAGTGTTTGAATTCAATATGAATGGTTATCTATAACTTACCTTGAGTGTTTTTATATATTCTCCCAATAATCAAGCGTATATCTTTCCTTGGAGAAACTTCTAAGTATTTTGACCTATAGCTTTGTACAAAGACACAAACTATACAATTTTAAGAGAAGAACATTGTAATTAATAGCTTATAACCAGGAGAAACTTCAAAAATTTTATTAAGATcctaaaaagaaaaatcaagaaataaCAAACCAAAAGAAACCAAAGATTATCATAATGACCCTAAAGAAAGGAGCATGGAGAGAATCATAATGGACCTATCAAAGTAATTTGAACCCTTGATGAAAATGTCTCATTCAAAGCATTTCTCCCTCTATTCTACTTAGTTTTCAAGCAATGTTCATATAAGACCTTGATCAAATTCTCtttaagtttgatttttttttaatcaaacctaTGACTACAAATTAAATAACAAAAAGACACAAACTATTTTCATCAACCTTAAAATATTGAATAATGTGATGGTTCATAGAAAATCTAATAGATCCACTAGTTCATGGGAGGAATTAAACAAGTTATTTCTAGATAAATACCATTACTATCATAAAGTAAGAGATAAAATCAAGGAGGCACTCTTAAGGTTAGAgaagaaataaaatgaatttatctaaTATTTTTGGATCAATTCCTATATTTAACAATATTATGGTGGCATATAATTCTTGTTCAAAATCTTAGctatgtagtcattgatgtcaaacttgtttttcTAGATGGAGTTTGGTCTATATGTAGTTTTGTTGTTGACTTTGTGTCTCTTTTGATTGGTTATTAGAAGTACAAACATTCATATGCTTATATTGTGCTTGGTGAATATGTATTAAGTGTCTCTAGAATGTTACACTTGTGGCAA contains these protein-coding regions:
- the LOC131049992 gene encoding serine/threonine-protein kinase AGC1-7-like — translated: MEEASGNVFRKSGRGDLLRTRAIRRASDADHRLRLSQFKILKETGRHGMGTQYLAQLRGTQIYYSMKVMDKHQLASQGKLKSAQNEKEILQMLDHPFVQPLYCYFETETSFYAVTDYCPGGINLCTLRELYPGNYFPEDTARFYAAEVLIALEYLHQLEGIVYRDLKPENVFIRSDGHIMLMDFSSSVMCTLDPYLVTDCTPCSSNYSGVQKLFRCLPFLPAKICNRLCRRKSAVDCRRKSVREFVAEPRSEGDNLIGSAMDLWTFGVFLYELLFGQMPFKIGHGECRYYYYNAVRETLRFPRIPSVSEEAMDLIKALLEPSSKEMLEMKNVKRHPFFRTISWNRILSITPPFVPPE